A window from Chryseobacterium vaccae encodes these proteins:
- a CDS encoding efflux RND transporter periplasmic adaptor subunit, which produces MKKKFTLKKAIYIVLGLLFAVALFSGIGYLVKSNSKQAEAFLTRKPVIKDMEDKVMATGKIVPKEEIEIKPNIAGIIDKILVDEGDRVEAGQLIATVRIIPNIADVNNAQQEVVNSQLQINNARLNVDNMQKQFAMQEKLYKQGVASKQEYLNSQQQLYSQQQTLKNAQQQLVTAEKRLQIVKTGATPELQGLATTQIRSKASGTVLEVPVKVGSQVIEANSFNAGTTICSIADLNSLIFQGDIDEAQAGKLKQGMDMKIVIGALQNKTFPGKLTMIAPKGKDNSGTIKFPVEGDVRNPNNEYIRAGFSANGEIVLKSEKNALLLDESLVQYEKVKGKDSPFVEVKQKDGKFKKVYVKLGASDGINVQILSGIDKNAEVKVWNPSDKDKEELKEKKK; this is translated from the coding sequence ATGAAAAAGAAATTCACTTTGAAAAAAGCCATTTATATTGTATTGGGGCTTTTATTTGCAGTGGCATTGTTCTCAGGAATCGGGTATCTTGTGAAATCCAATTCCAAGCAGGCTGAAGCCTTCCTCACCAGGAAGCCTGTCATTAAGGATATGGAAGATAAGGTCATGGCAACAGGTAAAATTGTTCCGAAAGAAGAAATTGAGATCAAACCTAACATTGCAGGGATTATCGATAAAATTCTGGTAGATGAAGGGGATAGAGTAGAGGCAGGACAGCTGATCGCTACGGTAAGGATTATTCCTAATATCGCTGATGTGAACAACGCGCAGCAGGAAGTGGTTAATTCTCAGCTTCAGATCAATAATGCCAGGCTTAATGTTGATAATATGCAAAAGCAGTTTGCTATGCAGGAAAAGCTTTACAAGCAAGGTGTTGCCTCAAAGCAGGAATATCTGAATTCCCAGCAGCAGCTTTATTCTCAGCAGCAGACCCTTAAAAATGCTCAACAGCAGCTTGTAACGGCTGAAAAAAGACTACAGATTGTAAAAACAGGAGCAACTCCTGAACTTCAGGGATTGGCAACTACGCAGATCCGTTCCAAAGCTTCAGGAACCGTGCTTGAAGTTCCTGTAAAAGTAGGAAGCCAGGTAATTGAGGCTAACTCATTCAACGCAGGTACTACCATCTGTTCCATTGCAGATCTGAATTCACTGATCTTCCAGGGAGATATAGATGAAGCTCAGGCTGGGAAACTAAAGCAGGGAATGGATATGAAAATCGTGATTGGTGCATTGCAGAACAAAACGTTTCCGGGTAAACTTACCATGATTGCTCCAAAAGGAAAAGACAACAGCGGAACCATCAAATTCCCGGTAGAAGGAGATGTAAGAAATCCTAATAACGAGTACATCAGAGCCGGTTTCTCTGCTAACGGAGAAATTGTATTGAAATCTGAGAAGAATGCTCTTTTATTGGACGAATCTCTTGTTCAGTATGAGAAAGTCAAAGGGAAGGATTCTCCTTTTGTAGAAGTGAAGCAGAAAGACGGTAAGTTCAAAAAAGTATATGTGAAACTGGGAGCCAGCGACGGAATCAATGTACAGATCCTTTCCGGAATTGATAAAAATGCCGAAGTGAAAGTATGGAACCCTTCTGATAAAGACAAAGAAGAGCTTAAAGAGAAGAAAAAATAA
- a CDS encoding glycosyltransferase family 39 protein — MKKNYLILFFFIIGKFILQYILISPEYELHRDEYLHLDQGNHLAWGYVSVPPVNSWLAWLIKMLGGSVFWVKFFPALLGAFTIAVVWKIVEELQGNLYAKVLASTGVLFSVFLRMNMLFQPTSLEVLLWTMLYYVLIRYFNSEKVKWLYIGAVIFGIGFLNKYNIVFSVLGIIPALLLTKQRALFLQPHLYGAALLALVIIFPNLLWQYHNNFPVVHHMKELSETQLVNVSRFEFLKSQMLFFIGAVFIIFAGLYALLFYKPFEKFRFFFWAYAFTIGLFLFFRAKDYYAAGLYPVFIALGSVYLAYLLADGWKKILKPVSILIPVLLFIPLYQVAFPNKSPEYIIHHPDQYKKLGLLRWEDGKDHPLPQDFADMQGWKELAEKTDKEYAVLSKSGKTLVLCDNYGQAGAINYYSKQKIEAVSFNADYVNWFDLSKRYDHLIRIKDPFSDNDELKETGPYFETSKKADSIINPFAREKGAMIFSFKNAKIDIRPRLQEEIDEVKGEY, encoded by the coding sequence ATGAAGAAAAATTACCTTATCCTCTTTTTCTTTATCATTGGTAAATTCATACTGCAGTATATATTAATCAGCCCTGAATATGAACTGCACCGGGATGAATATCTGCACCTCGACCAGGGGAATCATCTGGCATGGGGATATGTTTCCGTTCCTCCTGTGAACTCCTGGTTGGCCTGGCTCATCAAAATGTTGGGAGGATCTGTCTTCTGGGTTAAATTTTTTCCTGCTTTACTAGGTGCTTTCACAATTGCTGTTGTGTGGAAAATTGTCGAAGAATTGCAGGGAAATCTATATGCCAAAGTACTGGCGTCAACGGGAGTTTTGTTTTCTGTATTTCTTCGGATGAATATGCTTTTTCAGCCCACCTCTCTGGAAGTGTTGTTGTGGACGATGCTTTACTACGTCCTGATCCGGTATTTTAATTCTGAAAAAGTAAAATGGTTATACATTGGCGCAGTGATCTTCGGAATCGGTTTTCTGAATAAATATAATATCGTCTTTTCTGTATTGGGGATTATTCCGGCTTTACTGCTGACGAAACAGAGAGCCCTATTTCTTCAGCCCCATCTTTACGGAGCCGCATTGCTGGCTCTTGTTATCATTTTTCCCAATCTGCTGTGGCAATATCATAATAACTTTCCCGTGGTTCATCATATGAAGGAACTTTCAGAAACTCAGCTGGTAAATGTTAGCCGCTTTGAGTTTTTAAAATCCCAGATGCTTTTTTTCATAGGTGCTGTTTTTATAATTTTCGCCGGATTGTATGCTTTACTGTTTTATAAGCCATTTGAAAAATTTAGATTCTTCTTTTGGGCGTATGCATTCACAATCGGGCTGTTCCTGTTTTTCAGAGCAAAGGATTATTATGCGGCTGGACTTTATCCGGTATTCATCGCATTGGGCTCAGTGTATCTCGCTTATCTTTTGGCGGATGGCTGGAAAAAGATACTAAAGCCTGTCAGCATACTGATTCCTGTTTTGTTATTTATCCCTTTGTATCAAGTAGCTTTTCCCAATAAAAGCCCGGAATATATCATTCATCACCCTGATCAATATAAAAAGCTAGGGCTTCTCCGTTGGGAAGACGGAAAAGATCATCCGCTGCCTCAGGATTTTGCCGATATGCAGGGCTGGAAGGAACTTGCAGAGAAAACAGATAAAGAATATGCAGTATTGTCGAAATCCGGGAAAACCTTGGTTCTTTGCGATAATTACGGACAGGCTGGAGCTATTAATTATTATTCAAAACAGAAAATAGAGGCAGTTTCTTTTAATGCGGATTATGTTAATTGGTTTGATCTGAGTAAGCGGTATGATCATCTGATCAGAATCAAAGATCCATTCTCAGATAATGATGAACTGAAAGAGACCGGCCCTTACTTTGAAACTTCCAAAAAGGCAGATTCTATTATCAATCCGTTTGCAAGAGAAAAAGGAGCGATGATCTTCAGTTTTAAAAATGCAAAAATAGATATCAGGCCAAGACTGCAGGAAGAAATAGATGAAGTAAAAGGAGAGTATTAA